In a genomic window of Schistocerca gregaria isolate iqSchGreg1 chromosome 5, iqSchGreg1.2, whole genome shotgun sequence:
- the LOC126272506 gene encoding pro-resilin-like, translated as MTCLKLLWVGVTLALAAAEVAQAGLLGGGGGGAGGYGRGPAGGGAGGFGGPGGAGAGGFGGGYGGGAGGGDGPAQPYQFQYAVKDPASGNDFSQQESSDGQTVTGQYQVLLPDGRNEVVKYTASDATGYVADVQFQGEAQYPSGGGSRPGGGFGGGPGSNVYLPPTGK; from the exons ATGACGTGTCTTAAG CTGCTGTGGGTGGGCGTGACGCTGGCGCTGGCGGCGGCCGAGGTGGCGCAGGCCGGCCTtctgggcggcggcgggggcggcgccgggggcTACGGACGCGGTCCAGCCGGGGGCGGCGCCGGAGGCTTCGGCGGACCGGGCGGCGCGGGGGCAGGCGGCTTCGGCGGCGGCTACGGCGGCGGAGCTGGAGGTGGAGACGGCCCA GCGCAGCCGTACCAGTTCCAGTACGCGGTGAAGGACCCGGCCAGCGGCAACGACTTCAGCCAGCAGGAGAGCAGCGACGGCCAGACGGTGACGGGCCAGTACCAGGTGCTGCTGCCCGACGGCCGCAACGAGGTGGTGAAGTACACGGCCAGCGACGCCACGGGCTACGTGGCCGACGTGCAGTTCCAGGGCGAGGCGCAGTACCCGTCCGGGGGCGGTAGCAGGCCCGGCGGCGGCTTCGGGGGCGGCCCCGGCTCCAACGTGTACCTGCCGCCCACCGGCAAGTAG